ataggactaaatcaaatcacttTAAATGCACTTGATtttatttagtcctattctttaattgttgatatttggttgtgttctcaaccaaacacaattaatTATGACTtctgtaatacagtaaatagcctaacgttaaggctatcttacaaactaatgtaacggTATTTATTCAACCTTCAAATAATTAACACATCCATGGCCGCATTTTGaagttactgtaactataaatgtattattatgcatgttcaagatagcatgcaaaggTCGTAGCTCTGTGGaaatcttcacaattattctaatATATGCGCATAATCTCAAATGCATTGATCACTTGTacaatgtacttttaatgtaatctcaactgtaaTCCAGGCCATTtggggtttttatttttatttttatttaactaggcaagtcagttaagaacaaattcttatttacaatgacggcctcggaacagtgggttaactgccttgttcggggcagaacgacagatttttaccttgccagctcggggattcaatctaacaacctttcggttactggcccccaCACTATTAGATGAattggttgtgctattagatgaagtaCAGTGATAATATATTAAGTTAAATATCTGAcactgtattcccatttgaacatTGGGCtagatcagtggtggaaaaagtacccaactgtcatacttgagtaaaagtaaagatgccttaatagaaaatgactcaagtaaaagtaaaagtcacccagtaaaattctactaaagtaaaagtgtaaaagtatttggtttaaaatatacttacgtatcaaaagtacaagtataaatcatttcaaattccttatattaaccaaaccagatggcaccattttcttttttttctttttttttacggaAAGCTAGGGGCATactccaacaatcagacatcatttacaaacaaagcatgtgtgtttagtgagtcctccagatcagaggcagtatggatgaccagggatgttcagttgataagtgtgtgaatttgactattttcctgtcctgctaagcattcaaaatgtaaatagtacttttgggtgtcatggaaaatgtatggagtaaaaagtacacatTTTTCTTAAAATGTAGTGAagaaaaagtaaaagtagtcaaaaatattaaTAGCAAAGTAAAGTAGAGATACCCTaataaactacttaagtagtactttaaagtatttttacttaagtactttacaccactgagctAGATCCCCGCTAGCCGACACCCGCATAGTGGTTGTTTTGGCGCTATCTGAGGCACtagcagtgcccctgtgacaacaattttggacccccttgtggcccccctaaatgtggagtatgaaattatttttacataacacatttttgctatcgttcttttttacatccgttattagacagtggcaacgatgatgattatgaacatggtcttctgcctgcaatgcagtgaagaaaacgatatgacaacaataacgtctaatgtaactggcccctctaacagtacaactggccccagcttggccccccccagttgaaatggtctagaaccgccactgatcTGAGGTGGAACTGCTTTAgggctgtcaaatccacaagcggctcccggcattatacctaaagcggacattgccattggctgcacagagTCACATTatgagaaatcccatgcagccttgtttacaacccactgggcacacattggtttccacatcatttcaagaaaatgacgttgaaccaacgtcAGGGAAGGAGGCATGGGTAGGCCTGGGTGGACCCCCCACCCACCAATTCATTTATGTCTTCATCCCCTGACCAACGTTGGACAGACATTGAGTTGACATCTTTGTCCGGTGTTAAGTTCGCACACTGGAATGTGAGCTctaatctacacctcgattaaCCTGATGgaaatcctcattatttagtTTAATGATTAAATTCACTTTttcgttctgaacttctaacacgAGCGGGACGGGTGTTGCTTCGTGACAATGACCACACAAGCAGTCGCTCTGATTTGCCAGCTCTAAAGCAGTTACACCACTACATCCAAAAGTCCAAAGGAAAAAAGAGGTAAGtgcagcagagggagggaggaaaatgagagagggatagaaggaagagaaacaagagacggatgggaggaggggagagaaaaatagggagagggagactaGTAAAAGAGGGAGGGATTTCTCATTAATTCAGCAAGCCATTCCTTCTTACTTTTTTAGAACCTGCCCCCCTTTCATTATCAGGCCATATAAATGCAGCCTGTTGATGTTGTTTTTGAGTTCCACTGACACACCACACTACATTCCATCTCAGAGAGGACCACCATAGGCCCAGGTTGCAGCCAAGATGAGAGAATTCAAGAGCAAGGCTTTCTGGAGGGCCATACTGGCCGAGCTCGTGGGGATGACCATGTTCATATTCCTCAGCATCTCAGCTGCCATTGGGAACTCAAACAACACTTCTCCTGACCAGGAGGTGAAGGTGTCTCTGACTTTTGGTCTGGCCATTGCCACGCTGGCCCAGAGTTTGGGCCACATCAGTGGAGCCCACCTGAACCCAGCGGTGACACTGGGCATGCTCGCCAGCTGCCAGATCAGCGTGTTCAAGGGGGTGATGTACATCGTGGCTCAGATGCTAGGCTCTGCCTTGGCCAGTGGTATTGTCTATGGAACCCGGCCAGAGGGAAATGCTGCACTGGGGGTCAACGCTGTGAGTGGCACTTTTTGGTTCATGTTTTATATAATGCAAATTTGGATATATGTGGTTTATGTGTGTCCTTTTCAATTGAACAATTTACTGGTGTTTCAATAGAAATTTTGGCTTTCAATTCCATTTTATGGGAAGTGTTTGATCAATTAATATTGCATCTCTTAGTCGTTGACCAAGAGTAATGCATATGAACCTGCATGCACTGCATTGATAAAAGAGTTGATTGAACTTAGTTGAATTATTTTTAAAGAGACTCAAATGGGGTGATTAGAGTGTGCTTTGATGCACCGGCTGCAAATAGTTGGCAAACAGAATCATGTGATGTTGTTTATGATCACACTAACTCATACTCAGGGTAGCTGCTTCTGCTGTCCTCTAGCGAATATAGGGTGTACTGTTGCATGGTAATTACTTTCCCATGCATGCAAAACCACTCACACACCTCCTATAGACACAAATGTATATTATATGTATTTTATTGAGCTATTCATATATAGGATCATCATATCTATTTGCATTAAAGTAATTCAAAAGTATTTCAATTGGGCATTAGCAAAGTCTGTGAGGATATTATCAGGGATCGACATTTATTTTAATCATGTAAAATTTCAGTGAGTGAGAAAACTAAGACTTGTTCAGACTTTGACAAATTATAGTTAGACTATAATCAGCCTGTTAGAagtttaaattacattttttcctcctcatcctccacttCAATAGAGAAGCTTTTGCTTTGCCAGATATTTACAATAGGACATGGCAGTTGAGAAAAATATAACGCTGATCCACACTGACAAATTGTTTTGTTCGGCTCCCCCTTTGCCCTCCTCATTCCCTGTTGTAGCTAAATGGTGTCTCTGCCAGCCAAGGCGTTGGCATCGAGCTCCTGGCTACCTTCCAGCTGGTCCTGTGTGTCATAGCTGTCACTGATAAAAGGCGGCACGACGTCACCGGCTCTGCCCCCCTGGCCATTGGGCTCTCTGTCGCTCTGGGACACTTGGCAGCCGTAAGTAACTTATAGCAGTTTGTAAACAAGGTAACTCCTCTAAAACATGCATCTGATTCACAAAGCATAGATTTAGCAACAGTATTATGATGATGAATCCCCACTGAATTAAAGCTACATTTTACTCAGTGAAAATGTTGACACCGTTTAATTTATCCCTTAAACCTTAGGCCTAACCCTACAACCATGTCAGAAACGATCATTTCCACTGATTTCAATTCAGATCTTCTCATCCCTCATATTGTCTTAATACATTTCTCTgttctttttgttgttttgcGCAGATCAGCTACACAGGCTGCGGTATCAACCCTGCCCGATCCTTTGGACCTGCTTTGATCATGAATGATTATACAAACCACTGGGTAAATTGGAGTGGATTGGAGAGGCAGGCGTGTGTTTGCAGGTTTCTTGGATTTAGTGTGACATCAATGCCATGACCAGTAAATTCAATAAACCTCGAAAATGATTACCAAAGCTGAGCTACTTTCAATAAAGTAGTTACTGAGTGACAGCATCTCTATTGTTTCATTGTACAGTCCAAGTTAAGATAAAACTATTGAGAGCAAAGTTAAAGTTAACCCTGAAATATTTGTCTTCAATCTGTTCTTCCATTGATTAATCGATTGACTTATTTGCACCATGGCAGGTGTACTGGGTGGGGCCATTGTGTGGAGGTGTGGCAGCTGCTCTGGTCTATGACTTCCTCCTGTATCCCAAGTTTGATGACTTCCCTGAACGCATGAGGGTCCTGGTCAGTGGCCCTGTGGGAGACTATGATGTCAATGGAGAAGAGACCGCAGCAGTAGAAATGTCATCAAAGTAGTATTGTGAGAGAAACGCCATAGAGTGTATAGTACTTTGGGTATCTAACTATACTCCTGTAAAGAAAACATTGACATTTCCTTTAGAATGGGAGCAGTTAATTTGTTATTTCAAAATACTGATGAAGAATTTGAAAGAAGAGGagtatttttattttgttgtgGAGTATTAGTAGGCCTGTCTCATTGAAAATCAAAACACTTTTTTTACTGAACTACCGATTAGTAGCCAAAATTCACTTAAGTAGCCTATTCACTTACATTGCTAAACATATTTCTTTATACAAGAGTTGTTGGAACATCTTGCTCTTTGTTAAAATATTTCCCCTATCAGTATTCTATATACTGTACAGAGTCATTTGTTTTTGTATATTTTCTATATACCTGTTTATGTATAAACATTTTATTTCTTGATGTATAAAGTATATATTTCTGTTTGCACTCTTGAATTGTCTTTCACTTTTGTAAGTAAATAAAACACCAGATGTACCACTCCTGGCATTATTCTCTTCATAAACTGTATCCAGTCTACATTCAAACAGTGccctttttattttcattttatcGCCATAGAACATCAGAGCCAAGACCATTCAATTGGCAAACTCATAAACAATTTGGGTGTTTCTCAGACGGTGTGGGTCGTGGAGAGATCTTGAGATACAGATAAAGATATTTTCACTATCAAAACTTAAGACGACAGCAACACCTGTGATCAGGTTAAGAAACAGGAGCcttatcatcatcgtcatcatcagtcCATTTCCTtaactcaaatcaaataaaactttgtcacatgcgttgaatacaacagatgtagaccttactgtgaaatgcttacttacaagcccttaaccaacaatgcagttcaaaacagagttaagaaaatatttagcaaataaactaaagtaaaaaattataaaaagcaacacaataaaataacatttacattttagtcatttagcagaccctcttatccagagcgacttagagtagtgaatgcatacatttcatacattattattattattcttccCCCCCCATTGgtctcccgtgggaatcgaacccacaaccctggcgttgcaaacaccatgctctaccaactgagccacacgcttCCTGCCacatggtaggaagcttggccccagtgatgtactgggccacacacactaccctctgtagcgctttaaggtcagatgccgagcagttgccatacgaggcggtgatgcaaccggtcaggatgctctcgatggtgcagctctagaactttttgaggatctggggacccatgccaaatcttttcagtctcctgggggggaaaaggtgttttcgtgccctcttcaagactgtcttggtgtgtttggacaatgatagttcgttggtgatgtggacaccaaggaactttaaactcttgaccagctccactacagccccatcgatgatgATAGGGGCCTGTTCCGCCtacctttttctgtagtccacgatcagctcctttgtcttgctcacattgagggagaggttgttgttctggcaccacactgccaggtctctgacctcctccctataggctgtctcgtcgttgtcggtaatcaggcctaccactgttgtgtcgtcagtaaacttaatgatggcgttggagtcatgcttggccacgtagtcgtgggtgaacaggaagtacaggaggggactatgcACACATCCCTgagagaactctcttggtagatagtggggtctacagtttatcataaggtactctacctcaggtgagcaatacctcgaggcttctttaatattagacatcacgcatcagctgttattgacaagtaGACAAACACCCCCCCGTAACTAGAATGAGTTCTCCTCTCTTCTGGGCTCTTTCGAATCCACTGTGTGCATGGGTCATGAGTATGTTTACTGGACAACCCAGACCAGAGTGTGTAAGAGAATACGGGATTCAAAACAACTATTTGATTGTAAACCATTGTTAATTTTTTATTAAGAAAAATTCACTTCTTTGGGTGGGATGAACAGGAAATCAGAGGTGTGTGTTTGACTGGTTTCTCATTCTGgccttgtttacatttacatttaagtcatttagcagacgctcttatccagagcgacttacaaaatggtgcattcaccttatgatatccagtggaataaccactttacaatagtgcatctaaatcttttaaggggggggggttagaaggattactttatcctatcctaggtattccttaaagaggtggggtttcaggtgtctccggaaggtggtgattgactccgctgtcctggcgtcgtgagggagcttgttccaccattggggtgccagagcagcgaacagttttgactgggctgagcgggaactgtgcttcctcagaggtaggggggccagcaggccagtggtggatgaacgcagtgcccttgtttgggtgtagggcctgatcagagcctgaaggtatggaggtgccgttcccttcacagctccgtaggcaatcaccatggtcttgtagcggatgcgagcttcaactggaagccagtggagagagcggaggagcggggtgacgtgagagaacttgggaaggttgaacaccagacgggctgcggcgttctggatgagttgtaggggtttaatggcacaggcagggagcccagccaacagcgagttgcagtaatccagacgggagatgacaagtgcctggattaggacctgcgccgcttcctgtgtgaggcagggtcgtactctgcgaatgttgtagagcatgaacctacaggatcgggtcaccgccttgatgttagtggagaacgacagggtgttgtccaggatcacgccaaggttcttagcactctgggaggaggacacaagggagttgtcaaccgtgatggcgagatcatggaaggggcagtccttccccgggaggaagagcagctccgtcttgccgaggttcagcttgagctggtgatccgtcatccacactgatatgtctgacagacatgcagagatgcgattcgccgcctggttatcagaagggggaaaggagaagattaattgtgtgtcgtctgcatagcaatgataggagagaccatgtgaggatatgacagagccaagtgacttggtgtatagcgagaataggagagggcctagaacagagccctgggggacaccagtggtgagagcgcatggtgcggagacagattctcgccacgccacctggtaggagcgacctgtcaggtaggatgcaatccaagcgtgggccgcgccggagatgcccaactcggagagggtgtaCAATGAGTATCTTAACCTCTCTGACTTGTCTGTTGTTTGACACGCAGAAAAGGATGGATTGTCTGGGGATATTGTCAGGATGTAACAATCCCAGCTTCACATCAATGAGTTTGACTTCAATACAGGCATCTCTGCGTGAGACCCACTCAAAACAAAGTTAATAATATCAGAGGGAACAATAACCAGATTTTTGTGGGCTACAAAGTTCACCATTTGTGATATCTCATTACCATAGTTACCAAAGCACCAATTTATGGGTGGCTAGAGAGAGCTAGAATAGTTATGGGTGCACTGCTTACTACAATATTGTGTATCAACAGATAAACCATTTTCAATCAACGTAATTAACTTTAACTCAATATCATTCATCGAAATATAACAAAATATAATGATTGGCTTTATCATAATAAGAGAAAGGGGAAAGACATTCATTTCATAGTCAAAGCACAGATCAATTGATCTGCATTTCCATTTCACAACCCTCATGTCTGTTCTATGCAGCACATTTCAATTTGCAACAGTACATGAACGTGTGCAGAACGCCACACCTACAGCGTGCAGAACCACATTGATTCGTACAATTCGTAACACTCATCTCCCGCCCGAATGCTTGAAAGAAATCACACAAAAGTGAATTTCTTAGGCTTTAGGAAATGCAACAAACTACagagattgatggggggggggacaGCTCGCACAGCTTCTCCACATATGGCACTGGATTAAGGGTGACCTCGTTGAGGAGATCCAGGAGCCTGTCAATGTAGCCTGTAATGTCTATGAAAGGGAAATGTTTGTTAAATGGGTAGTTAATTTGATTTACTGTTCTGAGTTATGATGCTATTACATTTGAAAtatgtaatatttggttgagcaCTTTTTGGTGAAACTTTCAATGTTTGTATTTGGAATATGTGTGCCTGAAATGCTCAATTAATTTGAAACTATGACTTACAGTATGTTAGGTCCGTCTTCACAGGCTTCACAGCATATCCCCCTTTACCTTGGGAAAGCTGATTTTGTGTCACAGCATTCCTGCTGCGGTGGTTGCCTGAGAAGCTGTGCAGACAGTAAATTACAAATACTAAACACAGCAACTCCTTTTGTGTTCTGGCAGTTCATACTCAATGTAGGGAGCTTAGGGATGGATGAGCAAAAACCATATAGTGACTATCCGGCGTGTTACAGAAAATATACAGTTCACAAGTCAAAACAGTTATGGCCAAAGCTAGGGCTGTGACGGCCATGAAAAAGACTgccggtctcatggtaattggcggttaattaacataaacacatttagcatttcCAGGCCTGGAGATGCTGAACGTGTTCTGTAACACACCTGATAGCGCCTTTGGAAAATCAttattataaaacattttttaaaagttGAATAAATCAATTTAAAATACACCACAATAGAGCTATTTTAGGTCGATCTAAAGAAATATTAGAAGAACAGA
Above is a window of Salmo salar chromosome ssa03, Ssal_v3.1, whole genome shotgun sequence DNA encoding:
- the LOC106600435 gene encoding aquaporin FA-CHIP; this translates as MREFKSKAFWRAILAELVGMTMFIFLSISAAIGNSNNTSPDQEVKVSLTFGLAIATLAQSLGHISGAHLNPAVTLGMLASCQISVFKGVMYIVAQMLGSALASGIVYGTRPEGNAALGVNALNGVSASQGVGIELLATFQLVLCVIAVTDKRRHDVTGSAPLAIGLSVALGHLAAISYTGCGINPARSFGPALIMNDYTNHWVYWVGPLCGGVAAALVYDFLLYPKFDDFPERMRVLVSGPVGDYDVNGEETAAVEMSSK